A window of Primulina tabacum isolate GXHZ01 chromosome 4, ASM2559414v2, whole genome shotgun sequence contains these coding sequences:
- the LOC142543531 gene encoding squamosa promoter-binding-like protein 6, whose protein sequence is MEFVKPILPDIMRKLDLSDESVENLGYFTDDSTTKSFVSTSTNTLTSFGGFGSRFSTSATKADNQNLVLASFMNDNVGARKDRNTYQFDVENTVLCSLEHSVSAKRARTSNSLSLIPVCQVLECNKDLSSSKDYHKRHKVCDFHSKSSVVIVDGIQQRFCQQCSRFHLLREFDEGKRSCRKRLAGHNERRRKPQLDSHLGSSYLATDLSRKPFLFPNFLQVGFFGSEPMNHKFDLPLANSLLHKNVPFSVQEVSAESNSSSALSLLSSQSQNLSSNSADVSVNHPRIFLDNQHSTLHINKDSAESFSNSTLKSFTSSVFKSSNGVDQEIFPGVLDARVSIGLDTRQDILMQESKAPEGANTVDLLQLSFHLQRVEHQRYSTQVNLKNGHFRHTATT, encoded by the exons ATGGAATTTGTCAAACCTATTTTGCCTGACATCATGAGAAAATTAGATCTTAGTGACGAAAGTGTAGAAAATTTAGGATATTTTACAGATGATAGTACTACCAAATCCTTTGTGTCTACTTCTACCAACACATTGACTTCTTTCGGGGGATTCGGCTCCAGATTCTCAACTTCTGCTACGAAAGCCGATAATCAAAACTTGGTACTTGCAAGTTTTATGAATGACAATGTGGGTGCTCGAAAAGATAGAAACACTTATCAATTTGATGTTGAAAACACCGTGTTGTGCTCTCTGGAGCATTCGGTGTCTGCGAAACGAGCTCGTACATCAAATTCACTATCTCTGATTCCCGTTTGCCAAGTTCTCGAGTGTAACAAGGATTTGAGTTCTTCAAAGGATTACCACAAAAGGCACAAAGTTTGTGATTTTCACTCGAAATCTTCTGTTGTTATTGTTGATGGTATCCAGCAGAGATTTTGTCAGCAATGCAGTAG GTTTCATTTGCTTCGAGAGTTTGATGAAGGTAAACGCAGTTGTCGCAAACGCCTCGCAGGACACAATGAACGTCGGCGAAAGCCTCAATTGGACTCTCACTTGG GTTCTTCGTATCTTGCAACGGATTTATCAAGAAAACCATTTCTTTTTCCAAATTTCCTTCAAGTTGGCTTCTTTGGTAGTGAGCCTATGAACCACAAATTTGATCTTCCACTTGCAAACTCTCTTCTCCATAAGAATGTGCCATTCTCAGTTCAAGAAGTATCTGCGGAGTCAAACTCCAGCAGCGCTCTCTCTCTTCTGTCATCTCAATCACAGAACTTATCGAGCAATTCAGCAGACGTATCCGTGAATCATCCTCGAATTTtcctagataatcaacattcaaCCCTTCATATTAACAAGGATTCGGCTGAATCCTTCAGCAATAGCACATTAAAGAGTTTTACATCCAGTGTTTTCAAGTCATCTAATGGAGTTGACCAAGAAATTTTCCCTGGGGTTCTGGATGCTCGTGTCTCTATCGGTTTAGATACTCGACAAGATATACTTATGCAAGAATCAAAAGCTCCTGAAGGTGCAAACACTGTTGATTTACTTCAATTGTCATTTCATCTGCAAAGAGTAGAACATCAGAGATATTCGACCCAAGTGAATCTCAAAAACGGTCACTTCCGCCACACTGCGACCACTTGA